GGTACATGAGGCCGTTTGTCACCGAGACCTCTTGCCTGAAGTGCCACGGGCACCAGGGCTATGAAGTAGGGGACATCCGCGGCGGCATCAGCATTTCTGCGCCGCTGGCGGCCTACAAGTTGGCGGGTGCCGAGCAGCACCGGTCGCTCCTCATGGCCCACGGCATCATAGGCGGCCTCGGGCTCCTCGGCCTGTGGGCGGGGGCCGGAGCGCTCCGCCGCTCCAGCCGGCGGATGGAGCAAAAGAGTGCGCAGTTCCAATCGCTTTTCATGAATTCTCCGGTTTCAATCATCGTTCATGACCCGGAGACCGGGGCGATTCTCGACGCCAATGCCCGGGCCTGGGCTTCGTATGGATTTTCTTCCCTGGAGGAACTGAGGGACAATGCATTCTGGTTGGAGCCTCCTTATGCCTTCGATAACGCGTTGGCCTGGATTCGGAAGGCCGACCGGGAAGGCCCTCAGCAGTTCGAATGGCTGAACAGCAAGGCTTCGGGCGAACTCTTCTGGGAGTATGTCCACCTAGGCCCCATCCTCATCAATGGCGAAAAGAAGATCATGGCGGTGTCGATCGACGTCACCGAGCGGAAGCAGGCGGAAGAGGCGCTGATCCATTCCCGCGATCTCCTGCGTTATATCATCGACCATGCCAACAGCGCTGTTGCGGTTCATGACCGGAATTTACGGTATCTCTATGTCAGTCAGAGCTATCTGGACCAGTATCGCGTGAAGGACCGCGATGTGATCGGCCGCCATCATTACGAGGTGTTCCCGGATCTGCCGCAGAAGTGGCGGGATGTCCACCAGCGCGTCCTGGCGGGCGAGGTCCTGCGCGCAGACCGTGATCCTTACCACCGGGCCGACGGTTCGGTCGACTGGACGCGCTGGGAGTGCCGTCCGTGGTATGAGGCCGACGGATCGATCGGGGGCCTCATCGTCTATACCGAGGTTATCACCGAGCGGGTGATGGCCGAGCAGGAACTGCTGGAAAGGGAGGCGAAATACAGGCTGCTCGCCGAGAATACGGCTGACTGCATCTGGATGATGGACATGGACCTCGTTTTCACCTACATCAATCCGGCGATAGAGAAGATGATGGGGTTCAAGCCCGACGAGTGGATCGGCAGCCGTTTGAGCGAGCACTGCTCGCAGGAGCGCTTCGAGCAGATGTCAGGGCTGGTAACGGAAGCCCTCCAGCGTTTGCCCGAGGCGACCCCGGTCCTTTTCGAGACCGAAATGCTGAACAAAGACGGGAAGGGCGTCCCCCTCGAGATGCGGTCGGATTTCGTGATGGATGCGGACGGCAGGCCGATCGCCCTACAGGGGGTGGCGCGCGACATCTCGGAGCGGAAGAAACACGAGGCGGAGCGGGAAAGGCTGCACGCCCAACTGGTGCAGGCCCAGAAGATGGAGTCCGTTGGGCGCCTGGCGGGCGGCGTTGCGCATGACTACAACAACATGCTGAGTGTGATCAGTGGGTTCGCCGAACTTGGCATGGAGAAGACCGCGCCTGGCGACCCGTTGCGTGCCGACCTCGAGGAGATCCTGCGAGCGGCGCGGCGCTCAGCGAACATCACCCGGCAGCTTCTGGCCTTTGCGCGGCGTCAGACCATCAGCCCGCGGGTGATCGATTTGAACGACACCGTCGAGGGGATGCTCAAGATGCTGCGCCGGCTGATCGGGGAGGACATCGACCTGTCCTGGCAGCCCGCCCCCGGCAGGCACTATGTCCATATGGATCCATCCCAACTCGATCAGATCCTCGCGAACCTCCTTGTAAATGCCCGGGATGCCATCGGGGATGTTGGCAAGGTGACCATCGAGACGGGCCGTGTGCGGTTCGACGAGGCGTACTGCGCCGAGCATCCGGGGTTCATGCCGGGGGACTTCGTCCTGCTGGCCGTGAGCGACGACGGCAGGGGGATGGACCGGCAGACGCTCGACAACCTGTTCGAGCCGTTTTTCACCACCAAAGGGGTGGGAGAGGGGACCGGTCTGGGGCTCGCGACGGTCTATGGCATCGTCAAGCAGAACGAAGGGTTCATCAACGTGTACAGCGAGTCGGGCAAGGGCACAGCCTTCAAGATATATCTGTTGCGTTACCGAGGGGAGACCGAGCTGGACGCCCCTTCCGATGAGGAAAATGCCCCCCGCGGGCGCGGGGAGACCGTGTTGATCGTCGAGGATGAGGCCCCCATCCTGGAATTGGCCGCAAGGATCCTCGATGAGGCGGGTTACAGGGTGCTGACGGCATCCGGCCCCCTCCGGGCCTTGGCCCTTGCCGAAACGTATGGAGGGGGAATCCAGATCCTCATCACGGACGTCGTCATGCCCGAGATGAACGGCCGGGACCTTGCCCGAAAGCTTCAGGCCCTGCACCCGGACCTGAAAGTCCTGTTCATGTCCGGCTACACCGCCAACGTGATCGCCCACCACGGCGTATTGAATGCCGGCGTGCATTTCATTCAGAAGCCCTTCTCCAACCGCGGGCTGATGCAGAAGGTGCGAGCGGCGCTGCAAAACCGGGCGTGAGACGGTGGCCCGCCTCCTGGAAAGCGTGCGCTCATCTCCCAGTAATCTTCAGGATACTTGAGCTGCTCGATCAAAGGGTTTCGCATGGTTGAAATGTTTGCTTACAGGAGAAGTAGCGATGTCTGATAAGATTGTTTAAGTTTCACTTATAGGACAATTTTTATTTGACTTGATGAAAAGTATCTGCTATCGGAAGCTGCAGTTGTAAGCGAAATTTTTTGGGGCTCGTTTAGTCAAAACAGCAGGGTGGGGGAAAAACATGTCGGTGAAATTTCTTGTTTCCGTTCTGTTCTTCTTGCTTTTTATTCTGTCATCTTCCAGGGCCTATTGCGAGACGATGCTTCAAGAAGAAATCATCGAATTCTGGAACTCTCTTTTCAACAAGGAATTCACTGCCCCCGATTGTACTCTGACCATGCATAAAGAAGTCCTTGCAACCTCGGATCAGGATGAATGCTTCAAGGATGTCGGCGTCCCTTACCCTGCCGGGCCTCCCTGCGGCGAAGGTCAACCCAAACTGAACCAGGCTTATCTCTTCAGCATGGTCAAGAGCGGGCCGGACATCTGGTTCGGGACCAGTGCCAATCAGTTCTGCACTGTTCTGGGAACCTATATCGCAACCATCAACCAGATGATTCCCATCGAGGATTTCGCTCTGAAGACTGAGTCTTTCGTTTGCGAATTCGGATTCAGTTCATTCAGAGATCAATTCGTCCCGACCAATCCAAACCTACCCAAGCTTCCTGATTCGCTCGGCGACTGGCGGCCGCCGAAAATTTTCGTTTACAACACCCAAACCAAGCTTAGAACCGACAAGACCCCCAACGACCCGCTGGTCCAGGACACTCTCGGTATCCGCGCCTCCGGCGCACTCGGCAATATCGTGATCCTGGGCGGCCCCAACCTCATCGCGAGTTTTTTTCAGGGTGACCCGAGCCTCGTCGAATACGCCGCCATCAACCTGTTCGCGTTCAAGGCCGACACAGGCGAATACCTTGGGTCCAAGGCGTTTCCGGAGTATCTGGATATCCGGAAGTGGATCGTGTTCGGCGATTGCCTTTACTCGGCCGTCAGATCCAAAGATGGAAAGGGGCGGGTACTCAAGTGGATCGGAAATTCCAATTCGACCGACATCAACGAACTCCTGAAGTTCGAGGAAGTCGGCCGTCTGGATGCAGAAGGAGCGGAGTTGACCGTTCTGGACGGGCGCCTGTTTGTAAGCACATGGGCCACTCCGACCGATGAGGCGATATCCGGCATCTACATGAGTCCGTCGATACCGCCTGGAGGCCTCACCGGTGCGGATATGGAGAGTTGGACCAAGATCTGGGGTGCCGAGAACTATGAGCCCGACCCTGTCCTGGCCAGAGCCTACTTCATGGGCGCCATGACCGCCTACGATGGCTATGTCTACTGGGGCACCATCAATTTCCCTCTGGTTTCCTTTCTCACCCATATGATGGTCTATGAACCGACCGAGACCGAGGACCTTATTCTCGCGTTTCTTGGAAGCTGGCGGAATATCAGTATCTTCCGCGCAAAAGGTTTCCCCGATAACCCTGTGATAGAGGTGGTCAACGGTCTTGACATGCTGCCGGCCTATTCACCTGAGGACAAGACGTGGAGCCTTCAGCCCAACCGGACCGGCCCCGTGCTCTATGGCCTTTCGGGCTTTGGCAATATATTCAACAGCTACACCTGGACCATGGAAGCCTATGGCGGCCAGTTGTACGTCGGGACCATGGATTGGAGTTTCATGGCTTATGATGTCGGCAAAATGTTGTTCGATACCATCTTTGATGACTGCGAGGAATGCAGGGAGAAGGTCACGGACTTTGTCGAAGGGTTCCTTGCAGACCATCCTGAGATCGAACAGAACGCGGACCTGTTGAAGATGTTTCTTGGTGCCGATCTGTGGCGGTTCTCCCGGTCCGATGCACACGCCCTGCCCGAAAGCCTGAACGGCCTGGGGAACTATGCTGCATATGGGCTCCGCAACATGCTCGTCGATGACGGTCTATACATCGGCACAGCGAATGTCGCTAACCTGCTGGCGGATACATCCGTCATCCCCCATGGGGGATGGGAGCTGATCCGCCTCACGGAGCTCGCGGTCGCGGTGGAGACCGACAAGACGGTCATCTCCGCCGACGGGTCGTCCACTGCAACCATCACGGCCCTCGTGACTCACGGCGACGGTATCCGGGTGCCGGATGGGACGAGCGTAACCTTTACGACGGATCATGGCTCCTTTGCTTCACCATCCATTACAACCACCACGGTCAACGGTGTCGCTACCGCGGTTCTGACCTCCGAGGCGAGCGGAGACACGCTCGTGGCGACCGTCATCGCACGGGTATGCGGTGTCCGGAACGGGGTGGCTGTCTTTTTCATCCCGGAGGGCACTCCTGGCGGCGTGGATGACGTTCACACCGCGGAGATTATCGGCTCCGGCAGCACCGAGGACACGACTCCCGGGATTGCCAAAGTATCGGTCAAGAGCCTGCTGCATACCTTGTCTCACTACGTCACGACTGCCGAATACACCAGCAATCCGTGCAGCGGTCCTCTGCCAAACGCCCAAAGCTACTGGGACGTACACTTTGACGATGTGCTCGAATTGGAAGAGGTCAAAATAACATTCAGCCCCGCCCAACCAGGCGACAAGATCTATTACTGCGGATGCTCCGGCTGGCGCCTGTGTTCATCTCAAACCTACCGAAACGGCGCGATCGAGGTGACGATCAACCCCTGTACGAACCCCGATCTCATGGCACTTTGGGGGCTGCCTTTCGCTTTGGCAGGGTCAACCACCTCTCCCGCTGTGCCTGTCCCCACGATGACCGGTTATGGCCTCGTGCTCATGGCACTGCTCGCCGCCGGTCTAGCCTGTTGGAGCCTGCTTGCTCGCCGTTCCAGGCGAGAGAGAAGAGCGCCCTCCCTGTAAGGAAAGCGTGAGCGGAAAATGTCGCTGATGATCCGCTCCCCTTCCGGCCTTTCGAAGCGCGCGGTCCCGAAGGCTTTGCGGCTAGCTGGGACCACCCGCTTCAGGAGGCCGGTATGCCGAGCAGCTCCGGCCCGATTTCCCTCCAGCTGACAACCCGTTTGCCTTTCAGGCGGTAGCTCTTCCCGCCGCCATAGACGAGCGTCGGGTCTGTGGCTATATTACCTGCCAGGGCCGTCCATTTATCGATGCTGGAAAAGAACTCACGCGTGGCGGTCTTGCCCGATTTGATCTCGAGCGGTATGATCCGCCCAGCCCTCTCGATCAGCACATCGACCTCGACGCCGTTGCTGTCCCGCCAAAAGGAAAGCTGCGGCCTTTCACCGCGGTTGAGGAAGGACTTCATCAGTTCTGCGACCACAAAGGTTTCGAAGAGGTTTCCGCGCAGCGGGTGGGTCTCCAGTTGATGGGGCGCTTCGATTCCCAGCAGCCACGCGGCAAGCCCGACATCATAAAAATAGAGTTTGGGGGTCTTGACGAGGCGCTTGTTGAAGTTGGCGAAATGCGGCCGCAGCTGAAACAAGACGTAGCTCGTCTCCAGGACCGATATCCAGCCTTTGGCCGTGTTGCGGCTGATGCCGCAGTCGCCGGCCAGGCTGGAAAGGTTCAGAAGCTG
The window above is part of the Desulfatiglans anilini DSM 4660 genome. Proteins encoded here:
- a CDS encoding PAS domain S-box protein translates to MQHTDAVPSNSKKTATRVIWALGICWVFALGASLAFNWGQMNRSLMRLAQSEVVSSFNKDVVYRRWAAMHGGVYVPPTDRTPPNPYLSFIPDRDVTTTGGKRLTLVNPAYMTRQVHELGFEQYGLVGHITSLDPLRPENAPDAWEAEMLLSFAGGEKEALSVESIDGQSYIRYMRPFVTETSCLKCHGHQGYEVGDIRGGISISAPLAAYKLAGAEQHRSLLMAHGIIGGLGLLGLWAGAGALRRSSRRMEQKSAQFQSLFMNSPVSIIVHDPETGAILDANARAWASYGFSSLEELRDNAFWLEPPYAFDNALAWIRKADREGPQQFEWLNSKASGELFWEYVHLGPILINGEKKIMAVSIDVTERKQAEEALIHSRDLLRYIIDHANSAVAVHDRNLRYLYVSQSYLDQYRVKDRDVIGRHHYEVFPDLPQKWRDVHQRVLAGEVLRADRDPYHRADGSVDWTRWECRPWYEADGSIGGLIVYTEVITERVMAEQELLEREAKYRLLAENTADCIWMMDMDLVFTYINPAIEKMMGFKPDEWIGSRLSEHCSQERFEQMSGLVTEALQRLPEATPVLFETEMLNKDGKGVPLEMRSDFVMDADGRPIALQGVARDISERKKHEAERERLHAQLVQAQKMESVGRLAGGVAHDYNNMLSVISGFAELGMEKTAPGDPLRADLEEILRAARRSANITRQLLAFARRQTISPRVIDLNDTVEGMLKMLRRLIGEDIDLSWQPAPGRHYVHMDPSQLDQILANLLVNARDAIGDVGKVTIETGRVRFDEAYCAEHPGFMPGDFVLLAVSDDGRGMDRQTLDNLFEPFFTTKGVGEGTGLGLATVYGIVKQNEGFINVYSESGKGTAFKIYLLRYRGETELDAPSDEENAPRGRGETVLIVEDEAPILELAARILDEAGYRVLTASGPLRALALAETYGGGIQILITDVVMPEMNGRDLARKLQALHPDLKVLFMSGYTANVIAHHGVLNAGVHFIQKPFSNRGLMQKVRAALQNRA
- a CDS encoding Ig-like domain-containing protein, whose amino-acid sequence is MSVKFLVSVLFFLLFILSSSRAYCETMLQEEIIEFWNSLFNKEFTAPDCTLTMHKEVLATSDQDECFKDVGVPYPAGPPCGEGQPKLNQAYLFSMVKSGPDIWFGTSANQFCTVLGTYIATINQMIPIEDFALKTESFVCEFGFSSFRDQFVPTNPNLPKLPDSLGDWRPPKIFVYNTQTKLRTDKTPNDPLVQDTLGIRASGALGNIVILGGPNLIASFFQGDPSLVEYAAINLFAFKADTGEYLGSKAFPEYLDIRKWIVFGDCLYSAVRSKDGKGRVLKWIGNSNSTDINELLKFEEVGRLDAEGAELTVLDGRLFVSTWATPTDEAISGIYMSPSIPPGGLTGADMESWTKIWGAENYEPDPVLARAYFMGAMTAYDGYVYWGTINFPLVSFLTHMMVYEPTETEDLILAFLGSWRNISIFRAKGFPDNPVIEVVNGLDMLPAYSPEDKTWSLQPNRTGPVLYGLSGFGNIFNSYTWTMEAYGGQLYVGTMDWSFMAYDVGKMLFDTIFDDCEECREKVTDFVEGFLADHPEIEQNADLLKMFLGADLWRFSRSDAHALPESLNGLGNYAAYGLRNMLVDDGLYIGTANVANLLADTSVIPHGGWELIRLTELAVAVETDKTVISADGSSTATITALVTHGDGIRVPDGTSVTFTTDHGSFASPSITTTTVNGVATAVLTSEASGDTLVATVIARVCGVRNGVAVFFIPEGTPGGVDDVHTAEIIGSGSTEDTTPGIAKVSVKSLLHTLSHYVTTAEYTSNPCSGPLPNAQSYWDVHFDDVLELEEVKITFSPAQPGDKIYYCGCSGWRLCSSQTYRNGAIEVTINPCTNPDLMALWGLPFALAGSTTSPAVPVPTMTGYGLVLMALLAAGLACWSLLARRSRRERRAPSL